The Herminiimonas arsenitoxidans sequence TACTACAAAAAATAGCCAGTACTGCAAGGCATGTCGCAGATAGAGGGCATTGCGTTGTTGAAAAATCGTTGAGAACAGTAAGCCTGCAATCGCCACGACGCCAAATAACAGCACGCCTTCATAAATCATGGTGGTCAAACGGCGTTTGATTGTAGGCGTATCTGAATTATTCAATTGCATTGCATGGAGTCAGAATCAAGGCGCAGGAGAAGGAGTCGGAGCTGGTGCTTGTATAGGCGTTGATATAGGCAAAGACGGCTGAATTGCTTCTGCACGCGGCAACGGTTGTTTTGTCGGTATCGGTTTTGATATTACTTTTGCTTGCGCTTGCGCAGCATTCTTGCCGATAGGTGGGCGCGGTGGATTCACTATGCGTTTTTTGGGTGGGGAGGTTTCAGCCAACTGTTTTTTCTTTTCATCGGAGAGTTGTTGATACTCTTCCCATTGCTTGGTTTTTTGTTCGGCGTTGAGTTTTTTTGCCCGGTTATAGTTTTCGCGGGCAAGGCGCCGTTGGTCAGGCGTCAGCTTGACCCAATCACGCATACGTTCTTGCATGCGTTCTTGATCGCTAGGCGACATGGTGGTGAATCTATTTGCTAGTTCCAGCCATTTTTCTCTGCGGAAGGAATCCAGCTTGTTCCAATCGCCAGCCAGTGGTGCCAGAGCGGTTTTTTGCGCAGGGCTTAACTTGTTCCAATCGGATTTGTTGCCGCTGGTTTTGGCTACAGAGGTGGGTTTGGCAGTCGGTTTGGCTGGAGGCACGGCGACGGCCAGCGCCGGTGCGTGCACTGGTGGCGCAGGTGCGTCAGCCGGCATTGCCTGTATTGCACCAGTGTATGCAAGAGACAAGACTGCTAGGGATGTAGCGATTTTCCCGAGATGAGGTATATCCAGGGGAAAAGTCCATACCTTCATGCCTATTTATCCCCTTTTGCCAGAAATGCATCAAAACCATGGTCGAGATAAGCCGACAGCGGCAAGTCATCAGTTAATACTTCGGCATCAATGGAGGCGGAGTCGATGATTTGCTGATGTTGCTCAAATTGATAGATGCCTATCAAACCGAACACCAAGGCAGCCAGCGGTACGGCCAAGCCCATGCGGCCTAACCAGGCCCAGAGGTTGTTGTGTGAGGACGTGCTGCTATGACCGGCGAGCGCCACCTGCGGCACAAATACAGTCGCCTTAGACTCTTGTTTTTTATGTGATAACGCCATCTTGCGCGCAGATGCCAGACGTTCGGCAGTTTTTTCCGATACATTATTGGCGCTTTCGTCCAGCGCATGGCTTAGTTTGTAAGCGAGATTCAGGTCTTTGGTGTTCATAAGTAGATTCCTTTGGCTTTCAGCGCCTGGGCCAGAGCGTGCGTCGCACGAGAGCAGTGTGTTTTCACACTTCCTTCGGAGCATCCCATGATGGCGGCGGTTTCTGCCACGTTCAGATCCTGCCAATAACGCATCAGGAAGGCTTCTCGTTGACGTGAGGGGAGATTTTGTACTTCATTCTCGATAAATTCGAGTACTTGCTTGCGTTCCAACTTGCCCAAACCGGTTTCGGCACCATAGCTGCCTTCTTCCGCTTCTATCATATCCATCGCATCGAAATTTTCCTGGTCTTCCTGTTTGTTGCCAAAGCTGGAAAACAGGCTGATCCATGAGGAGCGGACCTTTTCGCGGCGGAAATAATCGCGGATGGTGTTTTGCAAGATGCGCTGAAACAGCATAGGTAACTCAGCTGCCGGTTTGTCACCGTATTTTTCAGCGAGTTTGATCATGGCATCCTGGACTATATCCAGCGCCGATTCTTCTTTACGAACAGCGTACACCGCCTGCTTGAAAGCACGGCGTTCTACATCTTCAAGAAAATCCGAAAGTTCTTTATCAGTTGCCATTGGATGCAGCGCATTCGAAAGAACGCTGCCGAAGATGTTTCGGGATGAGATGTCTCAACAATTATTCGACGATCACGTTTTTAAACTGCAGGCATGCTAGCAAAAAAGCCTCGTTTGCGGGTACTTTTTACGCAAAATCGTTGATTCCAAACAGCTTTTCTGGAATTTAGCTTGACCAGAATTGTGCAACGCAGTAACGTATCGTTCCCCTTACCATCTCAAAGGGTACCCATGGTCTTTTAGCATGTTGCGCATGATGCAACTTTGTTAGAAGACGCGCTTCAAAAATTTGAAAGCTGTTTGCTCTAACCCGCGCCACAAGCGCGAGAAATTCGCATATTGCTGCAGAACCTCTGGCTGAACGAGTCGCGTTAAGCGTCTTTTTGAAACACATTCACAGATGTGTGACGAATTGGCGTGACCGCACAAAAAAGGAATGCCTAAGCACTGTCGCATTGAGCGGTTTCATCAGGAGAGAGCATCCGATCAATTTCCAATGGACCTTGAAAGGACGTTAGCATGACCTCAGACGCAAGTACTACTGCAGTTAACAGTAATAAAATCGGTGAAGAAATCACCGGCGCAGAAATCGTCGTACGTTGCCTGGCCGAAGAAGGTGTTGAACATGTGTTCGGCTATCCTGGTGGCGCAGTGCTGTACATCTACGACGCGATCTTCAGCCACAGCAAATTCCAGCATATCTTGGTACGCCACGAGCAGGCTGCCGTGCATGCTGCTGACGCATATTCCCGTAGCTCCAATAAAGTCGGCGTTTGCCTTGTGACCTCCGGTCCAGGTGTAACCAATGCTGTCACTGGTCTGGCTACTGCGTATATGGACTCCATTCCAATGATCATCATTTCCGGTCAAGTGCCTTCGCACGCGATTGGTCTGGATGCGTTCCAGGAGTGCGATACGGTCGGGATTACCCGTCCATGCGTCAAACACAATTTCCTCGTCAAGGATGTCAAAGATCTCGCAGCGACGATGAAGAAGGCTTTCTACATCGCTACTACCGGCCGTCCAGGTCCGGTGCTGATCGACATCCCTAAAGACATCACGATGCACAAGACGACCTTCGAATATCCGAAGGAAGTCGAAATGCGTTCGTACAAACCAGTCGACAAAGGTCATTCCGGTCAAATCCGCAAAGCGGTGCAATTATTGCTGCAAGCCGAACGTCCGATGATTTATACCGGCGGCGGCGTGATTCTGGCCAATGCATCCGAAGAGCTGAATCGTCTGGTCGACAAACTCGGTTACCCATGCACCAACACCTTGATGGGTTTGGGCGCGTACAAAGCATCGAGCGACAAGTTTGTCGGTATGCCAGGTATGCACGGTACTTACGAAGCCAATATGGCTATGCAGCACTCCGACGTGATGATCGCGATCGGTGCGCGCTTCGATGACCGTGTGATCGGCAATCCAAAACATTTTTCGTCGAACCCGCGCAAAATCATTCACATCGACATCGACCCATCGTCGATTTCGAAACGCGTCAAGGTTGATATTCCTATCGTCGGCAACGTCAAGGAAGTGCTGGTTGAATTGCTGGCACAACTGGATGCCGCTGAAGCCAAGCCGAACAGCGT is a genomic window containing:
- a CDS encoding DUF3106 domain-containing protein, with protein sequence MSLAYTGAIQAMPADAPAPPVHAPALAVAVPPAKPTAKPTSVAKTSGNKSDWNKLSPAQKTALAPLAGDWNKLDSFRREKWLELANRFTTMSPSDQERMQERMRDWVKLTPDQRRLARENYNRAKKLNAEQKTKQWEEYQQLSDEKKKQLAETSPPKKRIVNPPRPPIGKNAAQAQAKVISKPIPTKQPLPRAEAIQPSLPISTPIQAPAPTPSPAP
- a CDS encoding DUF3619 family protein encodes the protein MNTKDLNLAYKLSHALDESANNVSEKTAERLASARKMALSHKKQESKATVFVPQVALAGHSSTSSHNNLWAWLGRMGLAVPLAALVFGLIGIYQFEQHQQIIDSASIDAEVLTDDLPLSAYLDHGFDAFLAKGDK
- a CDS encoding RNA polymerase sigma factor, whose protein sequence is MATDKELSDFLEDVERRAFKQAVYAVRKEESALDIVQDAMIKLAEKYGDKPAAELPMLFQRILQNTIRDYFRREKVRSSWISLFSSFGNKQEDQENFDAMDMIEAEEGSYGAETGLGKLERKQVLEFIENEVQNLPSRQREAFLMRYWQDLNVAETAAIMGCSEGSVKTHCSRATHALAQALKAKGIYL
- a CDS encoding acetolactate synthase 3 catalytic subunit, producing MTSDASTTAVNSNKIGEEITGAEIVVRCLAEEGVEHVFGYPGGAVLYIYDAIFSHSKFQHILVRHEQAAVHAADAYSRSSNKVGVCLVTSGPGVTNAVTGLATAYMDSIPMIIISGQVPSHAIGLDAFQECDTVGITRPCVKHNFLVKDVKDLAATMKKAFYIATTGRPGPVLIDIPKDITMHKTTFEYPKEVEMRSYKPVDKGHSGQIRKAVQLLLQAERPMIYTGGGVILANASEELNRLVDKLGYPCTNTLMGLGAYKASSDKFVGMPGMHGTYEANMAMQHSDVMIAIGARFDDRVIGNPKHFSSNPRKIIHIDIDPSSISKRVKVDIPIVGNVKEVLVELLAQLDAAEAKPNSVALSAWWKQINEWRKRECLKFADSTEVIKPQSVIQKVWDITKGDAFITSDVGQHQMWAAQYYPFDKPRRWINSGGLGTMGVGLPYAMGVQMANPDATVACITGEASIQMCIQELATCKQYHLTPKIILLNNRFLGMVRQWQQLEYGSRYSESYMDSLPDFNKLVESYGHVGMKIENPADVDGALKEAFDMKDRLVFMNFITDQTENVWPMVKTGKGLTEMLLGSEDL